A genomic segment from Desulfurispirillum indicum S5 encodes:
- the purB gene encoding adenylosuccinate lyase, with protein sequence MRNDIYVSPFSQRYASKEMSYLFSNDFKFSTWRKLWVTLARCQRELGLDITQEQIDQMEAHIHDIDYEQAAAFEKKLRHDVMAHVHTFGEQVPEAMPIIHLGATSAYVGDNTDLIQMREALELVRAKLVNLMQNLADFALKHKDLPTLGYTHFQPAQLTTVGKRAALWLQDLLLDFHEIEHRIDQLHFRGVKGTTGTQASFMELFNGDHAKIRQLDQMVSQAMGFDKVLTITGQTYSRKQDALVLGSLAQLSSSAHKMATDLRLLANLKEVEEPFEKDQIGSSAMAYKRNPMRSERVCALARFVMSNVMNPLQTQSVQWFERTLDDSANKRLATPEAFLATDSLLDILINITSGMVVYPRMIHKHLMAELPFIATENIMMAAVKKGGNRQEIHEIIRQHSIAAGNQVKMEGGENDLLQRLADDTRFDLNLQELQQTLEPSRYVGRAPQQTEEFIRDEIQPILKHYAHVLGVSVELKV encoded by the coding sequence ATGCGCAACGATATCTATGTTTCGCCTTTTTCCCAACGCTATGCTTCCAAGGAAATGTCCTACCTCTTCAGCAATGATTTCAAATTCTCCACCTGGCGAAAACTGTGGGTAACCCTGGCACGCTGCCAGCGGGAACTGGGCCTGGATATCACCCAGGAGCAGATCGACCAGATGGAAGCCCATATTCACGATATCGACTATGAGCAGGCCGCCGCATTTGAAAAGAAACTGCGCCACGACGTCATGGCCCATGTGCACACCTTTGGCGAGCAGGTGCCCGAAGCCATGCCCATCATCCATCTGGGAGCCACCAGCGCCTACGTGGGAGACAACACCGATCTGATCCAGATGCGTGAAGCCCTGGAGCTGGTGCGCGCCAAGCTGGTCAATCTCATGCAGAACCTGGCCGACTTCGCCCTGAAACATAAAGATCTGCCCACCCTGGGATACACCCACTTCCAGCCAGCCCAGCTGACAACCGTCGGCAAGCGGGCGGCCCTGTGGCTGCAGGATCTGCTGCTGGACTTCCATGAAATCGAGCATCGCATCGACCAGCTGCACTTCCGCGGCGTCAAGGGAACCACCGGTACCCAGGCGTCATTCATGGAACTCTTCAACGGCGACCACGCAAAAATCCGTCAACTCGACCAGATGGTCAGCCAGGCCATGGGCTTTGATAAGGTCCTCACCATCACCGGTCAGACCTACAGCCGCAAACAGGATGCCCTGGTGCTGGGAAGCCTGGCGCAGCTGTCCAGCAGTGCCCACAAGATGGCCACCGACCTGCGCCTGCTGGCCAACCTCAAGGAAGTGGAAGAGCCCTTCGAAAAAGACCAGATCGGCTCATCGGCCATGGCCTACAAACGCAATCCCATGCGCAGCGAGCGAGTCTGCGCCCTGGCACGCTTCGTCATGAGCAACGTGATGAATCCCCTGCAGACCCAGTCTGTCCAGTGGTTCGAGCGCACCCTGGACGACTCGGCCAACAAACGTCTGGCAACACCCGAAGCCTTCCTGGCCACCGACTCCCTGCTGGATATACTCATCAACATCACATCGGGCATGGTGGTCTACCCCAGGATGATCCACAAGCACCTCATGGCCGAACTGCCCTTTATTGCCACCGAAAACATCATGATGGCCGCCGTCAAGAAGGGCGGCAACCGCCAGGAAATTCACGAAATCATCCGCCAGCACTCCATCGCTGCCGGCAATCAAGTCAAGATGGAGGGCGGGGAAAATGACCTGCTGCAGCGCCTGGCCGACGACACGCGCTTTGACCTGAACCTGCAGGAGCTGCAGCAGACCCTGGAGCCTTCCCGCTATGTGGGCCGCGCGCCCCAGCAGACCGAAGAATTCATACGCGACGAAATCCAGCCCATCCTCAAACACTATGCCCACGTCCTCGGGGTATCAGTGGAACTGAAA
- the purD gene encoding phosphoribosylamine--glycine ligase — translation MNILVVGGGGREHALVWKISQSPRVENIYCAPGNPGIATIAQCVDIAVDDLHSLASFARDTHIDLTVVGPELPLTLGIVDFFESCGLKAFGPSQGAAELEGSKAYCKMIMDKYGVPTAQHRTFTDAASARAYVQEKGAPIVVKASGLAAGKGVTVAFTVEEALEAIAHIMEDKVFGTSGDEVVIEDFLAGEEASLLAFCDGKTAVAMVPAQDHKQVYEGDRGPNTGGMGAYSPAPILTPELQQEAMRTVMQPMIDGMAREGRPFKGILYGGLMIDQGRIQVLEFNVRFGDPEAQPVLMRLKSDIVEIMLACVEGRLHETTIEWHDDPTICVVMASGGYPAEYTRGFPISGLDRAAAVEDVMVFHAGTAEKDGQIVNSGGRVLGVTAKGNTLQQAIDRAYAATDCIHWEGAYFRRDIGAKGLKK, via the coding sequence ATGAATATCCTCGTCGTCGGTGGCGGGGGGCGTGAGCATGCCCTCGTCTGGAAAATCAGCCAATCACCCCGTGTGGAAAATATCTACTGCGCGCCCGGAAACCCTGGTATTGCGACCATCGCCCAGTGCGTGGATATTGCCGTGGACGATCTGCACAGTCTGGCAAGCTTCGCCAGGGATACACATATCGATCTTACCGTGGTGGGCCCGGAACTGCCCCTGACTCTGGGTATCGTGGACTTTTTTGAGTCCTGTGGCCTGAAGGCCTTCGGTCCATCCCAGGGTGCTGCCGAGCTGGAGGGCTCCAAAGCCTACTGCAAGATGATCATGGACAAGTATGGCGTTCCCACCGCGCAGCACCGCACCTTCACCGATGCTGCCAGCGCCCGTGCCTATGTTCAGGAAAAGGGTGCTCCCATCGTGGTCAAGGCCAGTGGCCTGGCGGCGGGCAAAGGCGTTACTGTGGCCTTTACCGTTGAAGAGGCCCTGGAGGCCATCGCCCATATCATGGAAGACAAGGTGTTCGGAACCAGTGGCGACGAAGTGGTCATTGAGGATTTCCTGGCTGGCGAAGAGGCCAGCCTGCTGGCTTTCTGTGATGGCAAAACCGCTGTGGCCATGGTGCCTGCCCAGGACCACAAACAGGTCTACGAAGGGGATCGCGGCCCCAATACCGGTGGCATGGGCGCCTACTCCCCTGCCCCCATCCTGACCCCCGAACTGCAGCAGGAAGCCATGCGGACGGTCATGCAGCCCATGATTGACGGCATGGCCCGCGAAGGTCGCCCCTTCAAAGGCATCCTCTACGGTGGCTTGATGATTGACCAGGGCAGGATCCAGGTGCTGGAGTTCAACGTGCGCTTTGGTGACCCCGAAGCCCAGCCGGTGCTCATGCGCCTGAAAAGCGATATTGTGGAAATCATGCTGGCCTGCGTGGAGGGCCGCCTGCACGAGACCACCATTGAGTGGCATGACGACCCCACCATCTGCGTGGTCATGGCCAGTGGCGGCTATCCCGCCGAGTACACCAGGGGTTTTCCCATCAGCGGGCTTGATCGTGCCGCCGCCGTGGAAGACGTGATGGTCTTCCACGCGGGAACCGCCGAAAAAGATGGCCAGATCGTCAACAGCGGAGGGCGCGTGCTGGGAGTGACCGCCAAGGGCAATACCCTGCAGCAGGCCATCGATCGCGCCTACGCCGCCACCGACTGTATTCACTGGGAAGGCGCCTACTTCCGCCGCGATATCGGCGCCAAGGGACTAAAGAAATAA
- a CDS encoding GntR family transcriptional regulator, translated as MEYGKSLKDTIADSIREDIILCTLKPGERLVEPKLSERFGISRTPIREAFRQLEGEGFIKIIPRKGAIVTEITPKDVDDLYLIAAKLEGLAAYLSAPYITPEDIAVMSRKNTELEKLQGQVVSRDYSFINNSFHAIFINKCQNERLIRILYSLSRQFDRFRNLAMTMTDKVDAAVLDHQSIIDAFGAKDAKLVEDLVYNHVLQSGERLKKLLLSKKS; from the coding sequence ATGGAATACGGAAAGTCGCTCAAGGATACTATAGCTGACAGCATTCGTGAAGATATTATATTGTGCACGCTCAAGCCGGGTGAACGCCTGGTGGAGCCCAAGCTCTCGGAGCGCTTCGGCATCAGCCGAACACCTATCCGCGAAGCTTTCCGTCAACTGGAAGGCGAGGGTTTTATCAAAATCATTCCCCGCAAGGGAGCCATTGTCACCGAGATTACCCCCAAGGACGTCGACGATCTCTACCTGATTGCCGCCAAGCTTGAGGGGCTGGCCGCCTATCTCAGCGCTCCCTACATCACCCCGGAGGATATCGCGGTGATGTCCCGCAAGAACACGGAGCTGGAAAAGCTGCAGGGGCAGGTGGTCAGTCGCGATTACTCTTTTATTAACAACAGTTTTCACGCCATTTTCATCAACAAGTGTCAGAACGAGCGGCTTATTCGCATTCTCTACAGCCTTTCACGGCAGTTCGACCGCTTCCGCAACCTGGCCATGACCATGACTGACAAGGTTGACGCCGCTGTCCTTGACCATCAGAGCATAATTGATGCCTTTGGGGCCAAAGATGCCAAGCTGGTGGAGGATCTGGTGTACAATCACGTTCTGCAGAGTGGCGAACGCCTCAAGAAACTCCTGCTCAGTAAAAAATCATAA
- a CDS encoding sensor histidine kinase yields MVTAAPPHSPLSSPIPRASRYRRGNILVIGLLILLTLIYFSWQASHNTRTFSEHTAEQAQLLAEVLLLNTRTATTTGQLLSSTAHIFLSSTAEFIAYLNSIEPFTDDELTAFAQEAGLAGIRIASAAGPQQLVEGPRGWLGETIGEDEGFFHLREQKLFVLSRLSPQEDYRIQVGFDASALHLLEERSGLEAMLGSLGALPHMKRVEVMDSPPPGFSDQRDTGIQMLPRSREVVITLPLDGGKWLVVNQDADHYYDRVQRLWGEFVVFSALLILVGLLFAWLLSRMQQAHLATVQAAERQLAQQHEDATIGRATATISHEIKNPLNAISMGLQRLSMEVPQLEPEQQELLYSMRSAVERTSRIVSALREYAHPVQPRCQQIDPQQLVSSVLSLYRNGFTQQDITVEVDWQFTGSLSADPELLCQALENLVKNALEAAPHGGRLTVGLYRQEHHLVMILENSGYDGSSVHMDHLLEPYVTSKTQGSGLGLPIARRIVEAHGGQLFLESPQTGIFRVTVVLPAGGTCQQRSQL; encoded by the coding sequence ATGGTCACTGCTGCACCGCCACACTCTCCTCTGAGTTCTCCGATTCCCCGCGCCAGTCGCTATCGTCGCGGCAATATACTGGTTATAGGCCTGCTGATTCTTCTGACCCTGATCTACTTCTCCTGGCAGGCCAGCCACAATACCCGCACCTTCTCCGAGCACACTGCCGAGCAGGCCCAGCTGCTGGCAGAGGTTCTCCTGCTCAATACCCGTACTGCCACCACGACGGGCCAGCTGCTCAGCAGCACCGCCCATATTTTCCTCAGCAGTACCGCTGAGTTTATCGCCTACCTCAACAGCATTGAACCCTTTACCGATGATGAGCTTACGGCTTTTGCCCAGGAGGCGGGGCTGGCCGGAATACGCATCGCTTCAGCGGCCGGGCCTCAGCAGCTGGTGGAGGGTCCCCGGGGCTGGCTGGGGGAAACCATTGGAGAGGATGAGGGCTTTTTTCACCTGCGGGAGCAGAAGCTTTTTGTCCTCAGCCGCCTCTCCCCCCAGGAGGATTATCGTATTCAGGTGGGGTTTGACGCGAGTGCTCTGCATCTCCTGGAGGAGCGAAGCGGTCTGGAGGCGATGCTTGGTTCACTGGGAGCTCTGCCCCATATGAAACGCGTTGAAGTGATGGACAGCCCGCCCCCTGGTTTCTCGGATCAGCGGGATACCGGTATTCAGATGCTTCCGCGTTCCCGCGAGGTCGTCATTACCCTGCCCCTGGATGGCGGAAAGTGGCTGGTGGTCAATCAGGATGCCGATCACTATTACGACCGGGTGCAGCGTCTGTGGGGGGAGTTCGTTGTTTTCAGTGCTCTGCTGATTCTGGTGGGGCTGCTGTTTGCCTGGCTCCTCTCACGCATGCAGCAGGCGCACCTGGCGACGGTCCAGGCCGCCGAGCGTCAGCTGGCCCAGCAGCATGAGGATGCCACCATCGGGCGCGCCACTGCCACCATCAGCCATGAGATCAAAAATCCGTTGAATGCCATCAGTATGGGTCTGCAGCGCCTTTCCATGGAGGTGCCGCAACTGGAGCCGGAGCAGCAGGAGCTGCTGTACTCCATGCGTTCTGCCGTGGAGCGCACCAGCCGTATTGTCAGCGCCCTTAGGGAGTACGCCCACCCGGTACAGCCCAGGTGCCAGCAGATTGATCCGCAGCAGCTGGTCTCCTCGGTGCTGTCCCTTTATCGTAATGGCTTTACGCAACAGGATATTACTGTTGAGGTTGACTGGCAGTTCACGGGGAGTCTGAGTGCTGACCCCGAACTGCTCTGCCAGGCGCTGGAGAATCTGGTGAAAAATGCCCTTGAGGCTGCTCCCCATGGTGGTCGACTGACGGTGGGTCTGTACCGTCAGGAGCATCATCTGGTGATGATATTGGAGAACAGTGGATACGATGGATCATCTGTCCACATGGATCATCTGCTGGAGCCCTATGTGACCAGCAAGACCCAGGGCAGTGGCCTGGGTCTGCCCATTGCCCGGCGCATTGTGGAGGCCCATGGCGGTCAGCTGTTCCTGGAGAGCCCCCAGACTGGTATTTTCCGCGTGACGGTGGTGCTTCCCGCCGGGGGAACGTGTCAGCAAAGGAGTCAGCTGTGA
- a CDS encoding DUF4405 domain-containing protein → MSVAPTRSFHVRGFVSLFLTLNAILLTISGLLLYVIPEGRVARWAGWHFLGVDKGGWEAMHTIASFAFVVAVIFHILYNWKVLLFYLRNRATRAFSLKGELLVSLGLTGLLVFGSISLFPPFGTIMELGGRLKEAWYGQDVQAPYGHAEQSPLRVLASRQGFDLTAAIEVLREAGVSVTSGEQSLEELYALSGISPMALYNAIQDDPRTLPAPVPVNPELRDDAAAVAPSGLGRMSLEQVCREHGIALEHALQALRHQGIVAQGSETLRVIGERAGLTPTRIYELIGAAETDSGSRLEL, encoded by the coding sequence ATGAGCGTTGCACCCACCAGGTCATTCCATGTGCGCGGATTTGTTTCCCTGTTTCTTACTCTGAACGCAATTCTTCTCACCATCAGCGGGCTTCTGCTTTATGTCATTCCGGAAGGCAGGGTTGCCCGCTGGGCGGGGTGGCATTTCCTGGGTGTTGACAAGGGCGGCTGGGAGGCCATGCACACCATTGCCTCTTTTGCCTTCGTCGTCGCCGTGATTTTCCATATTCTCTATAACTGGAAAGTGCTGCTCTTCTACCTGCGCAACCGTGCTACGCGGGCTTTCAGCCTCAAAGGGGAACTGCTGGTCAGCCTTGGCCTGACCGGGCTGCTGGTCTTTGGCAGCATCAGCCTCTTTCCTCCCTTTGGCACTATTATGGAGCTGGGAGGGCGCCTCAAGGAGGCCTGGTATGGTCAGGATGTCCAGGCGCCCTACGGGCACGCGGAGCAGTCGCCCCTGAGGGTTCTGGCCAGTCGCCAGGGGTTTGACCTGACGGCTGCGATAGAGGTTCTGCGCGAAGCAGGGGTGTCGGTGACTTCAGGCGAACAGAGTCTTGAAGAGCTCTACGCCCTTTCGGGTATCTCTCCCATGGCGCTTTATAATGCCATTCAGGACGATCCTCGTACGCTGCCCGCCCCTGTTCCCGTCAACCCGGAGCTTCGTGATGACGCTGCTGCCGTTGCCCCTTCGGGCCTCGGGCGCATGAGCCTGGAGCAGGTATGCCGTGAGCATGGCATAGCCCTGGAACACGCTCTGCAGGCACTGAGGCATCAGGGAATTGTCGCCCAGGGCAGCGAAACCCTGCGCGTTATTGGTGAGCGGGCCGGACTCACGCCGACCCGGATTTATGAGTTGATAGGGGCGGCAGAAACGGATTCGGGAAGTCGTCTGGAATTATGA